A genomic stretch from Sulfurihydrogenibium azorense Az-Fu1 includes:
- the epmA gene encoding elongation factor P--(R)-beta-lysine ligase, whose amino-acid sequence MKEIFEKKSKIYQSIREYFYKTGSIEVFTDILLDYPNLDSNIYPIELFVFNEKKEKIKKFLHTSPEPKMKKILSQIKSDIFQITKVFRNFEGSYKHKIEFTMLEWYRVNYNLEDLMEDTKNIFIETAISLYKKPVITYKGKTYDLTNWEKITVDEAFYKYTKIYPDNIDKMNEFLKQNEPFFKESDNWEDLFFHIYAFYVEPNLGVEKPTIIYDYPPQLSAFAKVENGKGKRFETYINGIELVNGYDELNDPKELEKRLIKDLENKKKEGFNYPLDLEFIEAAKNLPQSAGASLGVDRFIMVLLDLKSVHL is encoded by the coding sequence ATGAAAGAGATCTTTGAAAAAAAATCTAAGATATATCAATCTATTAGAGAATACTTTTATAAAACAGGTTCAATAGAGGTCTTTACAGACATCTTATTAGACTATCCAAACTTAGATAGTAATATATATCCTATAGAACTTTTCGTTTTCAACGAAAAAAAAGAAAAAATAAAAAAGTTTCTCCACACCTCTCCGGAACCTAAAATGAAAAAAATTCTTTCTCAAATTAAATCAGACATCTTTCAAATAACAAAAGTTTTTAGAAATTTTGAAGGGTCTTACAAACACAAAATAGAGTTTACTATGCTTGAATGGTACAGAGTAAACTACAACCTTGAAGACCTTATGGAAGATACCAAAAACATATTTATAGAAACGGCTATTTCTTTGTATAAAAAACCTGTCATCACATACAAAGGAAAAACCTACGATTTAACAAACTGGGAAAAAATAACTGTAGATGAAGCTTTTTATAAATACACAAAAATTTACCCTGACAATATTGATAAAATGAATGAATTCTTAAAACAAAATGAGCCTTTCTTTAAAGAAAGTGATAACTGGGAAGACCTATTTTTTCATATTTATGCCTTTTATGTAGAGCCAAATTTAGGAGTAGAAAAACCAACAATTATATACGACTACCCACCTCAGCTGTCAGCTTTTGCAAAGGTAGAAAACGGTAAAGGAAAAAGGTTTGAAACTTACATAAACGGTATAGAATTAGTCAACGGTTATGATGAGTTAAACGACCCTAAAGAACTAGAAAAAAGATTAATTAAAGATTTAGAAAACAAAAAGAAAGAAGGGTTTAACTACCCTTTAGACTTAGAATTTATAGAAGCTGCTAAAAACCTTCCTCAATCAGCAGGTGCATCTTTGGGAGTAGATAGGTTTATAATGGTGCTTTTAGATTTAAAATCAGTACATTTATAG
- a CDS encoding hydroxyacid dehydrogenase: MKVHFFEVEDWERLYLEKKIKDMGLDVDLGFTKEPLDDTNVDLYKDIDVAIVFIYSKLNKDVLSKMQNLKLIITRSTGYDHIDVEYTSKNGITVCNVPGYGNNTVAEYTFALILALARKFKPMIERTSKGIFSRDGLTGIDLMGKTIGVIGAGRIGKHVIRIAYGFGMKILVYDRYKDQELIDKYGAEYVGLEDLLRMSDIVTLHVPYNKSTHHLINKFNIKLMKLDAMLINTSRGPVVEMEAIVQALKEGRLAGGVGLDTFEAEEVLIEEEYLKRDDIPAIKLKKALESFYVLHSENVIVSPHNAYNTKDALYRILDITLDNLKSYLEGNPKNKVEASVNA, encoded by the coding sequence ATGAAAGTTCATTTTTTTGAAGTGGAAGATTGGGAGAGACTTTACTTAGAAAAAAAGATAAAAGATATGGGCTTAGATGTAGATCTTGGATTTACAAAAGAGCCTCTTGATGATACAAATGTAGACCTTTACAAAGATATAGATGTTGCTATAGTGTTTATATACTCAAAGTTAAATAAGGATGTTTTAAGTAAAATGCAGAATTTAAAACTCATCATTACACGTTCTACTGGGTATGACCATATAGATGTTGAATACACCTCAAAAAATGGTATAACTGTTTGTAATGTTCCAGGGTACGGAAATAACACGGTTGCAGAGTATACTTTTGCTTTAATACTTGCTTTAGCAAGAAAATTTAAACCAATGATAGAAAGAACTTCAAAAGGTATCTTTTCAAGGGACGGTTTAACAGGAATAGATTTGATGGGAAAAACTATAGGTGTAATTGGAGCTGGAAGAATAGGAAAACATGTTATAAGAATAGCTTACGGCTTTGGTATGAAAATACTTGTTTACGATAGGTATAAAGACCAAGAGCTGATAGATAAGTATGGAGCTGAATACGTCGGACTTGAAGATTTACTTAGAATGTCTGATATAGTAACATTACACGTTCCTTACAACAAATCTACTCATCACTTAATAAATAAGTTTAACATAAAGCTTATGAAACTTGATGCAATGCTTATTAACACTTCAAGAGGTCCTGTTGTTGAAATGGAAGCAATAGTCCAAGCACTTAAGGAGGGAAGACTTGCAGGTGGAGTTGGTTTAGACACCTTTGAAGCTGAAGAAGTTTTAATAGAAGAAGAGTACTTAAAAAGAGATGATATCCCTGCGATAAAACTAAAAAAAGCATTAGAGTCTTTCTACGTCTTACATTCAGAAAATGTTATAGTATCACCACATAACGCTTACAACACAAAAGATGCTTTATACAGAATACTTGATATAACGTTAGACAACCTTAAATCTTACTTAGAAGGTAATCCTAAAAATAAAGTAGAGGCAAGTGTAAATGCTTAA
- the mqnC gene encoding cyclic dehypoxanthinyl futalosine synthase, whose amino-acid sequence MLKEKVLTDKILEGERITPEEALYMLENYDLLTLGRLADFVRQKKHPDNIATFVVDRNINYTNICVAGCKFCAFQRRKSDKDAYVLDLEEIFEKIQELINWGGTTLLMQGGLNPDLRLDFYIELFSRIKERFPQVQIHSLSATEVNYIAKLEKMSIREVLEKLKEAGLMSLPGGGAEILSDEVRVLISSNKTTTAQWLEVHKTAHELGMRSTATMMFGHVEKPKHIIQHLENIRQLQDQTGGFTAFIPWTFQKGNTMLDHLEPATSVWYLKVLALSRIYLDNFDNIQSSHVTQTMKIGQVGLRFGANDLGSTMIEENVVASTGFKVSSPRPEKMVKQIKDAGFIPAQRDTYYNIVRVFN is encoded by the coding sequence ATGCTTAAAGAAAAAGTTTTAACTGACAAAATTTTAGAAGGAGAAAGGATAACTCCAGAAGAAGCTCTATACATGCTAGAAAATTATGACCTTTTAACCCTTGGAAGACTTGCAGATTTTGTTCGACAGAAAAAACATCCTGATAATATAGCTACTTTTGTTGTTGATAGGAATATTAACTATACAAACATATGTGTTGCAGGGTGTAAGTTTTGTGCTTTTCAGAGAAGAAAGTCTGATAAAGATGCTTACGTACTTGATTTAGAAGAAATCTTTGAGAAGATACAAGAACTCATAAACTGGGGAGGAACTACACTTTTAATGCAAGGAGGACTCAACCCTGACCTTAGATTAGATTTTTATATAGAACTTTTTTCCAGAATAAAAGAGAGATTTCCACAAGTGCAGATTCACTCTCTTTCTGCAACGGAAGTAAACTACATTGCAAAGTTAGAAAAAATGAGTATAAGAGAGGTGCTTGAAAAGTTAAAAGAGGCAGGACTTATGTCCCTACCAGGTGGTGGAGCTGAGATTTTATCTGACGAGGTTAGAGTTTTAATATCCTCAAACAAAACAACTACCGCCCAGTGGCTTGAAGTCCACAAAACAGCCCACGAACTTGGAATGCGGTCTACAGCAACGATGATGTTTGGACATGTTGAAAAACCAAAACATATAATACAGCATCTTGAGAACATTAGACAACTCCAAGACCAGACAGGAGGTTTTACAGCTTTTATTCCTTGGACTTTCCAAAAAGGTAATACTATGTTAGACCATTTGGAGCCTGCAACTTCTGTATGGTATCTAAAAGTTTTAGCACTTTCAAGAATTTACCTTGATAACTTTGATAACATTCAATCATCCCACGTAACCCAAACTATGAAGATAGGACAGGTAGGTTTAAGGTTTGGAGCTAATGACCTTGGTAGTACAATGATAGAGGAAAATGTAGTGGCTTCCACAGGGTTTAAAGTGTCAAGTCCAAGACCAGAAAAGATGGTAAAACAGATAAAAGATGCAGGTTTTATCCCAGCACAAAGGGATACTTACTATAATATAGTAAGAGTGTTTAACTGA
- a CDS encoding phosphatidate cytidylyltransferase translates to MNELLKRVLSGLILSVLVISGILYLPVFAVKLAIAFIAVLCVYEVFKLVDKKLLGIYSNEVLVVGFLSAISILFFSFYLSVMIITLYSFYRAVKKYDLNYLSYSIFGFFYGVFFPSSLGLLVDIDKNLLFVLFGVVWTGDTLAYFFGKNFGKNKLAPVLSPKKTWEGAVGSFVGSVVGGFLTIKFFNFELYWMIPVLISAVLLQVGDLFESFIKRQVNVKDSSNLIPGHGGVLDRIDSLIFASVVFFIFYELLKSFSIASW, encoded by the coding sequence ATGAATGAACTTTTGAAAAGGGTTTTGTCTGGTTTAATTCTTTCTGTTTTAGTAATATCTGGAATTCTATACTTACCTGTATTTGCCGTTAAATTAGCCATAGCTTTTATAGCTGTTCTATGTGTTTATGAAGTTTTTAAATTAGTTGATAAAAAGCTTTTAGGTATTTACAGTAATGAAGTTTTAGTTGTTGGTTTTTTATCAGCTATTTCTATTTTGTTTTTTTCTTTCTACCTATCAGTTATGATTATCACTCTCTACAGTTTTTACAGAGCTGTTAAAAAGTACGATTTAAATTATCTAAGTTATAGTATTTTTGGATTTTTTTATGGTGTTTTTTTCCCATCTTCTTTAGGACTTCTTGTAGATATTGATAAGAATCTTTTATTTGTCTTGTTTGGTGTTGTTTGGACTGGTGATACTCTCGCTTACTTTTTTGGTAAAAACTTTGGTAAAAATAAACTTGCTCCGGTTTTATCTCCCAAAAAGACTTGGGAAGGTGCAGTTGGAAGTTTTGTAGGGTCAGTTGTAGGAGGCTTTTTGACGATAAAGTTTTTTAATTTTGAGCTTTACTGGATGATTCCGGTTTTAATCTCTGCTGTTTTGCTTCAGGTAGGAGATTTATTTGAAAGTTTTATTAAAAGACAGGTAAATGTAAAAGATTCTTCAAACTTAATCCCGGGACATGGTGGAGTGTTAGACAGGATAGACTCACTGATTTTTGCCTCTGTTGTGTTTTTTATATTTTATGAATTACTTAAATCTTTTTCCATTGCATCCTGGTAA
- a CDS encoding isoprenyl transferase, whose amino-acid sequence MIENLYKIPNHVAIIMDGNGRWAKRRGLDRVYGHKEGVKAVEKTIKFAKKVGIKYLTLFAFSTENWQRPIDEVNTIMSLLVEYINEKIPMLLENDVKLIFMGRREGLWDSVLEAMEKGERETSQCSSLTVVIALNYSGKAEILDAVNKILKSNVESIDEESFRQFFYRPEIPDPDLLIRTSGEKRISNFLLWQLAYTELYFTDVLWPDFDEEEFLKALYDYQSRERRFGKVLDE is encoded by the coding sequence ATGATAGAAAACCTGTATAAAATTCCAAACCATGTTGCAATCATTATGGATGGAAACGGAAGATGGGCTAAAAGAAGAGGTCTTGACAGAGTATACGGACATAAAGAAGGTGTAAAGGCAGTAGAAAAGACTATAAAGTTTGCTAAAAAGGTAGGTATAAAATACTTAACCCTTTTTGCATTTTCTACAGAAAACTGGCAAAGACCAATAGATGAAGTAAATACAATAATGTCTTTACTTGTAGAGTATATTAATGAAAAAATCCCAATGCTACTAGAAAACGATGTAAAACTGATTTTTATGGGAAGAAGGGAAGGACTGTGGGACAGTGTACTGGAAGCTATGGAAAAAGGAGAGAGGGAAACATCCCAATGTAGTAGTTTAACAGTGGTAATAGCTCTAAATTACAGTGGAAAGGCAGAGATTTTAGATGCTGTTAACAAAATCTTAAAATCTAACGTTGAAAGTATAGATGAAGAGAGTTTTAGACAGTTTTTTTACAGACCAGAGATTCCAGACCCTGATTTATTGATTAGAACAAGTGGAGAAAAGAGAATATCTAACTTTTTACTTTGGCAGCTTGCATACACAGAGCTTTACTTTACAGACGTTTTATGGCCAGATTTTGACGAAGAAGAGTTTTTAAAAGCCCTTTACGATTATCAAAGTAGAGAAAGAAGGTTTGGTAAAGTTTTAGATGAATGA
- the ybgF gene encoding tol-pal system protein YbgF — MKKFYLFALSALVLSSCTSEDKIVSLQREILSIRQDLNELKDQTRSNTEAITNLTSRVDRLSQTVSQNTTDIEKLKASRTTEEKPQVKQPPPPQEVKREGKEEVTVPQNDKQLYQYALDLYFKGNIEESRKAFVEFLKKYPDSDLYGNAIFWAGQTFYAEKKYKDAIDVFNLLIQKCDEGKIKRCVKYPDAMLKIGYSYIEMGDVEKGKKYLQDLIQKYPDTEPASLAKKKLEALR; from the coding sequence ATGAAAAAGTTTTATTTATTTGCTTTATCAGCTTTAGTTTTATCTTCCTGTACTTCTGAAGATAAGATAGTTTCTCTTCAAAGGGAGATTTTAAGTATAAGACAGGACTTAAACGAGTTAAAAGACCAGACAAGGTCAAACACAGAAGCAATTACAAACCTTACTTCAAGGGTAGATAGACTTTCTCAAACTGTATCTCAAAACACTACAGACATAGAAAAATTGAAGGCTTCAAGAACCACTGAAGAAAAACCTCAAGTCAAACAACCTCCACCTCCCCAAGAGGTAAAGAGGGAAGGTAAAGAAGAGGTTACAGTACCTCAAAATGATAAACAGCTATATCAATACGCACTTGACCTTTACTTTAAAGGTAATATAGAAGAGTCAAGGAAAGCCTTTGTAGAGTTTTTAAAAAAATATCCAGATTCTGACCTTTATGGAAACGCTATATTCTGGGCAGGACAGACTTTCTACGCTGAGAAAAAGTACAAAGATGCAATAGATGTATTCAACCTTCTTATTCAAAAGTGTGATGAAGGAAAAATAAAAAGATGTGTTAAATATCCTGATGCTATGTTAAAGATTGGTTATTCTTACATAGAGATGGGAGATGTAGAAAAAGGGAAAAAGTACTTACAGGACCTAATTCAAAAGTATCCCGATACAGAACCAGCTTCCTTAGCTAAGAAAAAACTTGAGGCTCTTAGATGA
- a CDS encoding aspartate-semialdehyde dehydrogenase, giving the protein MKSYNVAILGATGAVGQTMIKVLEERNFPINEIRFLASERSAGKEVEYMGVKYKVEAVSEDSFKGIDIALFSAGGERSKKWAPIAASKGAVVIDNSSAFRMDPDVPLVVPEVNPEDVKWHKGIIANPNCSTIQMVVALYPIHKVKKIKRIIVATYQAVSGAGATAIADLENETKAVMEGRYYYPQALPHHIAFNVIPRIDNFEPNGYTKEEMKMINETRKIMHEPDIKVSPTCVRVPVYVGHSEAVTIETQLPITAEEAREILMKAPGVIVEDDPINNVYPVPIEVAGKDDVFVGRIRKDAGFENGLSMWIVGDNLRKGAATNAVQIAELLIKYELI; this is encoded by the coding sequence ATGAAGTCTTATAACGTAGCTATCTTAGGTGCAACAGGTGCAGTTGGTCAAACTATGATTAAAGTTTTAGAAGAGAGAAACTTTCCTATAAATGAAATTAGATTTTTAGCATCAGAAAGGTCAGCCGGAAAAGAAGTTGAGTATATGGGAGTTAAGTATAAAGTTGAAGCTGTAAGTGAAGATTCTTTTAAAGGTATTGATATAGCATTATTTTCTGCAGGTGGGGAAAGAAGTAAAAAATGGGCTCCTATTGCTGCAAGTAAGGGAGCTGTTGTTATAGATAACAGTTCTGCTTTTAGAATGGACCCAGATGTTCCATTGGTAGTACCAGAGGTAAACCCTGAAGATGTAAAATGGCATAAAGGAATAATAGCAAATCCAAACTGTTCTACCATCCAGATGGTAGTTGCTTTATACCCTATCCACAAAGTTAAAAAAATAAAAAGGATAATTGTTGCAACATACCAAGCTGTATCCGGAGCAGGAGCTACAGCAATTGCTGACTTAGAAAATGAAACAAAAGCGGTAATGGAAGGCAGATACTACTACCCTCAAGCTTTACCTCACCACATAGCCTTTAACGTTATTCCAAGGATAGATAACTTTGAGCCAAATGGTTATACAAAAGAAGAGATGAAGATGATAAACGAAACAAGAAAAATAATGCATGAGCCGGATATAAAAGTCTCTCCAACCTGTGTAAGAGTTCCTGTTTACGTAGGACATAGTGAAGCCGTTACAATAGAGACACAGCTCCCTATCACAGCAGAAGAAGCAAGGGAGATTCTTATGAAAGCTCCCGGAGTGATAGTTGAAGATGACCCTATAAACAACGTTTACCCTGTACCTATAGAAGTAGCAGGAAAAGACGATGTATTTGTAGGAAGAATAAGAAAAGATGCAGGGTTTGAAAATGGCTTATCTATGTGGATAGTAGGAGATAACCTTAGAAAAGGAGCTGCAACAAACGCAGTTCAAATAGCAGAGCTTTTAATAAAATATGAGCTGATATGA
- a CDS encoding deoxyguanosinetriphosphate triphosphohydrolase translates to MNIRQSLEEFEIKYLHPSAAKSLYASRDIEEPECSVRTKFQRDRDRILHSKAFRRLKHKTQVFLSPEGDHYRTRLTHTLEVSQISRTIARALRLNEDLVEAICYGHDLGHTPFGHAGEFILKESGSYHHAKHSLRVVEKLENEGKGLNLTKETRDGILKHSKGKSPLITEGNMPKTLEGQIVRIADKIAYINHDLEDAIRAGLIKESDIPEDVVKILGNTKSKRISTLVMSVINSTVENDYRYIVMDEKIYNAMYKLRDFLYEKVYFADPVKRELDKAKGILQALFEYYEKHYYEIPFYEKYLNLWGSYDPKQAAVDYIAGMTDRYAIKTYEKIFIPKSWHVV, encoded by the coding sequence ATGAACATACGCCAAAGTTTAGAAGAGTTTGAGATAAAGTATTTACATCCTTCGGCTGCTAAAAGTCTCTATGCAAGTAGAGATATAGAAGAACCAGAGTGTAGTGTAAGGACAAAATTCCAAAGGGATAGGGACAGAATACTCCACTCTAAAGCCTTTAGAAGACTAAAACACAAAACCCAAGTATTTTTATCTCCAGAAGGTGACCATTACAGGACAAGATTAACCCATACCTTAGAAGTATCTCAGATATCAAGGACTATAGCAAGGGCTCTAAGACTTAACGAAGATTTAGTAGAAGCTATATGTTATGGACACGATTTAGGACATACACCCTTTGGACATGCAGGAGAGTTTATACTAAAAGAAAGCGGAAGTTATCACCATGCAAAACACAGTTTAAGAGTTGTGGAAAAGTTAGAAAATGAAGGAAAAGGTTTAAACCTTACAAAAGAGACAAGAGATGGCATACTAAAACATAGTAAAGGCAAATCACCTTTAATAACAGAAGGAAACATGCCAAAAACATTAGAAGGTCAGATAGTAAGAATAGCAGATAAAATAGCCTACATAAATCATGATTTGGAAGATGCAATAAGAGCTGGACTGATAAAAGAGTCTGATATTCCTGAAGATGTAGTAAAAATCTTAGGCAATACAAAATCTAAAAGGATATCAACCCTTGTTATGAGTGTTATAAACTCTACCGTAGAAAATGATTACAGGTATATAGTTATGGATGAAAAGATTTACAATGCTATGTATAAACTGAGAGACTTTTTATACGAAAAAGTTTACTTTGCAGACCCTGTAAAAAGGGAACTTGATAAAGCAAAAGGAATACTACAGGCTCTTTTTGAATACTATGAAAAACATTACTATGAAATTCCATTCTATGAAAAGTACTTAAACCTGTGGGGAAGTTATGACCCAAAACAAGCAGCTGTTGACTATATAGCAGGAATGACAGATAGGTATGCCATAAAGACTTATGAAAAAATATTTATTCCAAAAAGCTGGCATGTGGTTTAA
- a CDS encoding ArnT family glycosyltransferase, whose product MWFEREKIILILILFAILSLFPNLDVLEFRGEESLRTLIAYEMFKEKNFLQPTVLGENYYLKPPLFNWLIILYSFIFGWSELTGRFLTITFLVLNAILVYIFSFTLFKNKIFSLISSLIFLTFFDVIFWYGYLAEIDITYTFFIFLMITFLYTGFYENKNIFLFFAGIILGISFLLKGFPSIAFFTFTLLGLIVYFKNLKIVLNPSLLTGLLFALFISFLWIINTANPEKYLYFLFYESLSRVDVNNNFDLINRLTNVLFFPILNLKQLLPASFVVLLIFISYYKTEKKINIDTRIKTLILVVIINYLPFLISKSAGRYILPLFPLIAIIFAYFIVNIGKDKWIKVFITISAFIILLRFLAGFIGIPIYMGKKISRKAIAEDIYTTINKSKNVAFDCYDEKVFALYLDLKLNKVIKKSSLSDDWYYLIDCRNKENLKLLKEYDLKNSKIFIYERF is encoded by the coding sequence ATGTGGTTTGAGAGAGAAAAAATTATTCTTATTTTAATTCTTTTTGCCATACTGTCTTTATTTCCAAACCTTGATGTTTTAGAGTTTAGGGGAGAAGAATCTCTTAGAACGTTAATTGCATACGAAATGTTTAAAGAAAAGAATTTTTTACAACCTACAGTACTAGGAGAAAATTACTACTTAAAACCTCCTTTATTTAACTGGCTAATTATCTTATACTCTTTTATTTTTGGATGGAGTGAGTTAACAGGAAGATTTTTAACTATAACCTTTTTAGTTTTAAATGCAATACTTGTATATATCTTCTCTTTTACTCTTTTCAAAAATAAAATTTTTAGTCTTATTTCATCTCTTATATTTTTAACATTTTTTGATGTGATATTTTGGTACGGTTATTTAGCCGAGATAGATATTACATACACATTTTTTATCTTTTTAATGATAACTTTTCTATATACAGGTTTTTATGAAAATAAAAATATCTTCTTATTCTTTGCTGGAATTATTTTAGGTATTTCTTTTTTATTGAAAGGCTTTCCATCTATAGCTTTTTTTACCTTTACTCTTCTTGGTTTAATAGTTTATTTTAAAAATCTGAAAATTGTTCTTAATCCTAGTCTGTTAACAGGTTTACTCTTTGCTCTTTTTATTTCTTTTTTATGGATAATAAATACAGCTAATCCTGAAAAATATTTATACTTTCTTTTCTATGAAAGCTTGTCAAGAGTGGATGTAAATAATAATTTTGATTTAATAAACCGTCTAACTAATGTTCTATTTTTCCCGATATTAAACCTCAAACAACTTTTACCAGCAAGTTTTGTTGTTTTGCTAATTTTTATATCGTACTATAAAACAGAGAAAAAAATTAATATAGACACTAGAATAAAAACTTTAATTTTAGTAGTTATAATTAACTACCTACCTTTTCTTATCTCAAAGAGTGCTGGAAGATACATTCTTCCTTTATTTCCTCTCATTGCTATAATTTTTGCTTACTTTATAGTAAACATTGGTAAGGATAAATGGATAAAAGTTTTTATAACTATTAGTGCTTTTATAATCCTTTTAAGATTTTTAGCAGGTTTTATTGGTATTCCTATATATATGGGAAAAAAGATATCAAGAAAAGCAATAGCAGAAGATATTTATACCACTATAAACAAATCTAAAAATGTAGCCTTTGATTGTTATGACGAAAAAGTTTTCGCTTTATACTTAGATTTAAAGCTGAATAAAGTAATAAAAAAATCAAGTTTATCAGATGACTGGTATTACCTTATTGATTGTAGGAATAAAGAAAATTTGAAACTTCTAAAAGAGTACGATCTAAAAAATAGCAAAATATTTATCTACGAAAGATTTTAA